A window from Theobroma cacao cultivar B97-61/B2 chromosome 3, Criollo_cocoa_genome_V2, whole genome shotgun sequence encodes these proteins:
- the LOC18604754 gene encoding uncharacterized protein LOC18604754 has translation MCWGQTTCHLPCFLSLGAALSSSLFLLQATKMLENDRILEGFLFGWEKFHSINHKQPSKPKPNPQIKQQWSMVMIRDSLPHDDLSIFPPVDHENLPNQIQQQHNPPSSSTLSPPRPGASEVIPASAGGGIGEWLGIGLEILRAKMVSIACYFGYKNGTMGRAFGSLGRVIGVAVAAVLWWLCRRRTCRKESVEQLKRSIKEKDEKIRGLLNQIAEMNQLLVARHKALASNRTHL, from the exons ATGTGTTGGGgtcaaacaacatgccatcTTCCCTGTTTTTTGAGTTTGGGAGCAGCTCTCAGCTCTtcgctttttcttcttcaagctACAAAAATGCTAGAAAATGACAGAATTTTGGAAGGCTTTCTATTTGGATGGGAAAAATTCCATTCCATCAATCACAAACAACCATCAAAACCCAAACCCAATCCTCAAATAAAGCAGCAATGGTCGATGGTCATGATCAGAGACTCTCTTCCACACGACGACCTCTCCATCTTCCCTCCCGTCGACCACGAAAATCTTCCCAATCAAATTCAACAACAACATAACCCGCCTTCCAGTTCAACTCTTTCACCACCACGGCCAGGTGCCAGCGAGGTCATCCCAGCATCCGCTGGTGGCGGGATCGGAGAATGGTTGGGAATCGGGCTTGAGATTTTGCGCGCCAAGATGGTGAGCATCGCTTGTTATTTCGGTTACAAAAATGGGACAATGGGGAGGGCATTTGGGTCTCTTGGAAGGGTTATTGGGGTAGCGGTGGCGGCGGTGTTGTGGTGGCTTTGCAGGCGGCGGACGTGTAGGAAAGAGAGCGTGGAGCAGTTGAAGAGGAGTATAAAGGAGAAAGATGAG AAAATTAGAGGACTGTTAAACCAGATTGCTGAAATGAATCAACTATTGGTAGCACGTCATAAAGCTTTAGCTTCAAACCGGACCCATTTATAG
- the LOC18604750 gene encoding pentatricopeptide repeat-containing protein At5g61370, mitochondrial, whose protein sequence is MMHFLFRPDRHRFLTQVITTQKPKNLFHSPHSTITTPPEFEELCKVVSSSMGGLDDLESSLNRFKLSLSPLLVTQVINSCENEAPTRRLLRFFLWSVKNLSSSLEDKDLNNVVRVFAKKKDHTAMGILVSDIRNRGRTMESQTFSVVAEMLVKLGREDEALGIFKNLEKFKCPRDSFSLTAIVNALCAKGHARKAEGVVYHHKDTIAGVEPCIYRCLLYGWSVQENVKEARRVIKEMKSAGFELDLYCYNTFLRCLCGKNAKRNPSGLVPEALNVMMEMRSQRIAPTSVSYNILLSCLGRTRRVKESCQILELMKKAGCAPDWISYYLVARVLYLTGRFGKGNKIVDEMIEQGLTPDRKFYYDLIGVLCGVERVNFALELFERMKRSSLGGYGPVYDVLIPKLCRGGDFEKGRELWDEAVATGVSLSCSSDVLDPSITEVFKPTRKAEKVHLKGCTMAKSPVKNKQNTMKGKKYKKIKKKKKKSSSK, encoded by the coding sequence ATGATGCATTTCTTGTTTCGACCAGATCGGCACCGCTTTTTGACGCAAGTTATCACTACCCAGAAACCCAAAAATCTTTTTCACTCTCCACATTCAACAATAACAACACCACCGGAATTTGAGGAGCTTTGTAAAGTTGTTTCGAGCTCAATGGGTGGTTTGGATGACTTGGAATCGAGTTTAAATCGGTTTAAGCTTTCCTTATCACCATTACTTGTTACTCAAGTTATAAATTCTTGCGAGAATGAAGCTCCCACTAGAAGGTTATTGAGATTTTTCTTGTGGTCagttaagaatttaagttCTAGTTTGGAGGATAAAGACTTAAACAATGTGGTTCGAGTTTTTGCAAAAAAGAAGGATCATACTGCAATGGGGATATTGGTTTCAGATATTAGGAATCGGGGGCGCACAATGGAGAGCCAGACTTTTAGTGTTGTAGCTGAGATGTTGGTTAAATTAGGGAGAGAAGATGAGGCATTGGGTATATTCAAGAACTTGGAAAAGTTTAAGTGCCCACGAGATAGTTTCAGTTTGACTGCTATTGTTAATGCTTTATGTGCTAAAGGGCATGCTAGGAAAGCTGAAGGTGTAGTTTATCATCACAAGGATACGATTGCCGGTGTTGAGCCTTGTATATATAGGTGTCTCCTCTATGGGTGGTCTGTGCAGGAGAATGTGAAGGAAGCGCGCAGAGTTATCAAGGAGATGAAGTCGGCTggttttgagcttgatttgTACTGCTATAATACATTCCTTAGGTGCCTTTGTGGGAAAAATGCTAAACGTAATCCTTCTGGCCTTGTTCCTGAGGCTCTGAATGTGATGATGGAAATGAGGTCCCAGAGAATTGCTCCAACATCAGTCAGTTATAATATATTGCTTTCTTGTTTGGGGAGGACAAGAAGAGTGAAAGAATCATGTCAGATTCTGGAGTTGATGAAAAAGGCTGGTTGTGCTCCAGACTGGATCAGCTATTATCTTGTTGCTAGAGTATTGTACTTGACTGGGAGATTTGGCAAGGGTAATAAGATAGTGGATGAGATGATAGAACAGGGGCTGACTCCCGATCGTAAGTTCTACTATGATCTGATCGGTGTCCTTTGTGGAGTTGAGAGAGTGAATTTTGCTCTCGAGCTGTTTGAGCGGATGAAGAGAAGTTCATTGGGTGGGTATGGGCCAGTTTATGATGTCCTCATACCAAAACTTTGCAGGGGAGGGGACTTTGAGAAGGGTAGAGAGCTATGGGACGAGGCTGTGGCTACGGGTGTTAGTCTTTCCTGTTCAAGTGATGTGTTAGACCCCTCAATCACTGAAGTTTTCAAGCCAACAAGAAAGGCGGAGAAAGTCCATCTCAAGGGCTGTACCATGGCTAAGAGTCCAGTAAAAAATAAGCAGAACACCATGAAGGGAAAGAagtataagaaaataaagaagaaaaagaagaagtcatcttcaaaataa
- the LOC18604751 gene encoding probable xyloglucan 6-xylosyltransferase 5, with product MGQDNFTPQKRSSTGGGGGLPTTNNAAAGGGRNRGFPAMPRGRQIHKTFNNIKITILCGFVTILVLRGTIGVGNLGSSEAEAVNQNLIEETNRILAEIRSDSDPTDPDEPPETEINPNITFTLGPKISDWDQQRKVWISQNPEFPNFVNGKARILLVTGSPPNPCDNAIGDHYLLKSIKNKIDYCRLHGIEIVYNMAHLDRELAGYWAKLPLIRRLMLSHPEVEWIWWMDSDAFFTDMVFEIPLSKYDKYNLVVHGYPDLMFEQKSWIALNTGSFLFRNCQWSLDLLDAWAPMGPKGVIREEAGKVLTANLKGRPAFEADDQSALIYLLLSQKDQWMDKVFLENQYYLHGYWAGLVDRYEEMIEKYHPGLGDERWPFVTHFVGCKPCGSYGDYPVERCLRSMQRAFNFADNQVLKLYGFRHRGLLGPNIKRIRNETVTPLEIVDQLDIRRSVHGKSGSQS from the coding sequence ATGGGTCAAGATAATTTCACTCCGCAGAAGAGATCTTCCACTGGCGGTGGAGGTGGGTTACCTACAACCAATAACGCGGCGGCAGGAGGCGGAAGAAACCGTGGATTTCCTGCAATGCCGCGTGGCAGGCAGATCCACAAGACCTTCAACAACATTAAAATCACAATCCTTTGTGGCTTCGTTACGATCCTCGTCCTACGTGGCACCATCGGCGTCGGCAATCTGGGGAGTTCCGAAGCCGAAGCTGTCAACCAAAACCTGATAGAAGAAACCAACCGGATCCTAGCCGAGATCCGCTCCGACTCCGACCCTACCGATCCGGACGAACCCCCCGAAACTGAGATCAACCCCAATATAACCTTCACTCTCGGACCTAAAATCTCGGACTGGGATCAGCAGCGTAAGGTTTGGATTTCCCAAAACCCTGAATTCCCTAATTTTGTTAATGGAAAAGCTCGAATCTTGCTCGTTACTGGGTCGCCCCCAAACCCGTGTGATAATGCCATAGGAGACCATTATTTGTTGAAATCCATAAAGAATAAGATTGATTATTGTAGGCTTCATGGGATTGAAATTGTTTATAATATGGCTCATTTAGATAGGGAACTCGCCGGGTACTGGGCGAAGTTGCCTTTGATTAGGAGGTTAATGTTGTCTCATCCGGAGGTTGAGTGGATTTGGTGGATGGATAGTGATGCTTTTTTTACGGATATGGTGTTTGAGATTCCGTTATCGAAGTATGATAAGTATAATTTGGTTGTTCATGGATACCCCGATTTGATGTTCGAGCAGAAGTCATGGATTGCTTTGAATACGGGGAGTTTTCTGTTTAGGAATTGTCAGTGGTCATTGGATTTGCTTGATGCTTGGGCACCAATGGGACCTAAGGGTGTTATTCGTGAGGAAGCAGGGAAGGTTTTGACTGCTAATTTGAAAGGAAGGCCAGCATTTGAAGCAGATGATCAATCGgctttgatttatttgttgCTCTCGCAGAAGGATCAATGGATGGATAAGGTGTTTCTTGAGAATCAGTATTATTTGCATGGGTATTGGGCAGGGTTGGTTGATAGGTATGAGGAGATGATTGAGAAATATCATCCAGGCTTGGGAGATGAGAGGTGGCCGTTTGTGACTCATTTTGTTGGTTGCAAGCCTTGTGGGAGTTATGGAGATTACCCTGTTGAGAGGTGCTTGCGCAGCATGCAAAGGGCTTTCAATTTTGCTGATAACCAGGTGCTTAAGCTGTATGGATTTAGACATAGGGGATTGTTAGGCCCCAACATTAAGAGGATCAGGAATGAGACAGTGACTCCTTTGGAGATTGTTGATCAGCTTGATATTCGCCGTTCAGTGCATGGAAAAAGTGGATCACAGAGCTAG